A window of Marinobacter halotolerans genomic DNA:
CATCGGTGTAGTCCATCACCGCGTTGGCCACATCCGACACCTCGGCCCGTGTCGGCATTGGATTCTCGATCATCGATTCCATCATCTGGGTGGCGGTGATGACGACCGTGTTGAGGGCGCGGGCACGATTGATGATGTGCTTCTGAACGCCCACCAGCTCGGCATCGCCGATTTCCACCGCCAAGTCGCCCCGGGCCACCATCACCGCGTCTGATGCTTCAATCACCGCATCCAGAGCAGCGTTATCGTGGGCCAGTTCGGCGCGTTCAATCTTGGCCACCAGACGCGCTTCCGAGCCGGCATCTTTCAGCAGGCGGCGGGCCACATGCATGTCTTCAGCGGTACGGACAAAGGATACGGCCACGTAATCCGCACCCAGTTTGGCGGCGGTGACAATGTCCTGTTTATCTTTCTCGGTCAGAGCCTCCGCAGACAGGCCGCCGCCGCGCTTGTTCAAACCCTTGTTGTTGGACAGCGGGCCACCAATCAAAACGCGGGAGGAAATGCTGGTATCGTCTACGGACTCCACTTCCATCTCGATTCGGCCATCGTCCAGCACCAGGATATCCCCCGGTTTGACGTCCTGGATGAGCTGCTCATAGTCAATGCCCACCCGTTCGTCATTGCCGGCTTCCTTGTCCATGGCTGCGTCCAGAACGAACTGCTGGCCGGCTTTCAGGGTAACTTTGTTGTCAGCAAAACGGGCGATGCGCAGCTTTGGGCCCTGCAGGTCGGCCAGCAGGGCGACGAATCGGCCGTTGGCCTTTGCGCTTTCCCGTACCCGACGGGCGCGTTCCATGTGATCTTCCGCGCTGCCGTGAGAAAAGTTCAGCCGGGTTACGTCCACACCGGCGGCGATAATGGCCGAC
This region includes:
- the pyk gene encoding pyruvate kinase produces the protein MLRRTKIVATLGPATDSPESLSAIIAAGVDVTRLNFSHGSAEDHMERARRVRESAKANGRFVALLADLQGPKLRIARFADNKVTLKAGQQFVLDAAMDKEAGNDERVGIDYEQLIQDVKPGDILVLDDGRIEMEVESVDDTSISSRVLIGGPLSNNKGLNKRGGGLSAEALTEKDKQDIVTAAKLGADYVAVSFVRTAEDMHVARRLLKDAGSEARLVAKIERAELAHDNAALDAVIEASDAVMVARGDLAVEIGDAELVGVQKHIINRARALNTVVITATQMMESMIENPMPTRAEVSDVANAVMDYTDAVMLSAETAVGDYPTEAVQAMVRICIGAEKQPSMHQSKHRIHESMEHVDEAIALSAMYAANHLQGVTSIICMSETGATPLLMSRIKSSLPIFTFSRHHSTQHRVTMFRGVQTVPFDSEAIEPGETNARAVDELVRMGVVKDGDLVVITKGDYVNAQGGTNTMKIVRVGADIR